A single genomic interval of Aythya fuligula isolate bAytFul2 chromosome 28, bAytFul2.pri, whole genome shotgun sequence harbors:
- the LOC116499737 gene encoding feather beta keratin-like has protein sequence MSCYDLCRPCGPTPLANSCNEPCVRQCQDSRVVIQPSPVVVTLPGPILSSFPQNTAVGSTTSAAVGSILSEEGVPISSGGFGLSGFGGRYSGRRCLPC, from the coding sequence ATGTCCTGCTACGATCTGTGCCGTCCCTGTGGGCCAACCCCGCTTGCCaacagctgcaacgagccctgtgtCCGGCAGTGCCAGGACTCCCGTGTGGTGATCCAGCCCTCTCCCGTGGTGgtgaccctgcccggccccatcctcagctccttcccccagaacaccgCTGTGGGATCCACCACCTCAGCTGCCGTTGGCAGCATCCTGAGTGAGGAGGGAGTGCCCATCTCCTCCGGGGGCTTTGGCCTCTCTGGCTTTGGTGGCCGCTACAGTGGCAGGAGGTGCCTGCCCTGTTAA
- the LOC116499748 gene encoding feather beta keratin-like → MSCYDLCRPCGPTPLANSCNEPCVRQCQDSRVVIEPSPVVVTLPGPILSSFPQNTAVGSTTSAAVGSILSEEGVPISSGGFGLSGFGGRYCGRRCLPC, encoded by the coding sequence ATGTCCTGCTACGATCTGTGCCGTCCCTGTGGGCCAACCCCGCTTGCCaacagctgcaacgagccctgtgtCCGGCAGTGCCAGGACTCCCGTGTGGTGATTGAACCATCTCCCGTGGTGgtgaccctgcccggccccatcctcagctctTTCCCCCAGAACACCGCTGTGGGATCCACCACCTCAGCTGCCGTTGGCAGCATCCTGAGTGAGGAGGGAGTGCCCATCTCCTCCGGGGGCTTTGGCCTCTCTGGCTTTGGTGGCCGCTACTGCGGCAGAAGGTGCCTGCCCTGCTAA
- the LOC116499742 gene encoding feather beta keratin-like, whose translation MSCYDLCRPCGPTPLANSCNEPCVRQCQDSRVVIQPSPVVVTLPGPILSSFPQNTAVGSTTSAAVGSILSEEGVPISSGGFGLSGFGGRYSGRRCLPC comes from the coding sequence ATGTCCTGCTACGATCTGTGCCGTCCCTGTGGGCCAACCCCGCTTGCCaacagctgcaacgagccctgtgtCCGGCAGTGCCAGGACTCCCGTGTGGTGATCCAGCCCTCTCCCGTGGTGgtgaccctgcccggccccatcctcagctccttcccccagaacaccgCTGTGGGATCCACCACCTCAGCTGCCGTTGGCAGCATCCTGAGTGAGGAGGGAGTGCCCATCTCCTCCGGGGGCTTTGGCCTCTCTGGCTTTGGTGGCCGCTACAGTGGCAGAAGGTGCCTGCCCTGCTAA
- the LOC116499740 gene encoding feather beta keratin-like, protein MSCYDLCRPCGPTPLANSCNEPCVRQCQDSRVVIQPSPVVVTLPGPILSSFPQNTAVGSTTSAAVGSILSEEGVPISSGGFGLSGFGGRYSGRRCLPC, encoded by the coding sequence ATGTCCTGCTACGATCTGTGCCGTCCCTGTGGGCCAACCCCGCTTGCCaacagctgcaacgagccctgtgtCCGGCAGTGCCAGGACTCCCGTGTGGTGATCCAGCCCTCTCCCGTGGTGgtgaccctgcccggccccatcctcagctctTTCCCCCAGAACACCGCTGTGGGATCCACCACCTCAGCTGCCGTTGGCAGCATCCTGAGTGAGGAGGGAGTGCCCATCTCCTCCGGGGGCTTTGGCCTCTCTGGCTTTGGTGGCCGCTACAGTGGCAGAAGGTGCCTGCCCTGCTAA